One window of Bacteroides sp. AN502(2024) genomic DNA carries:
- a CDS encoding Maf-like protein: MLDNLNKYQIILASNSPRRKELMSGLGVNYIVRTLPDVDESYPDTLVGAEIPEYIAREKADAYRTIMKPGELLVTADTIVWLDGKVLGKPEGREGAIEMLRALSGKSHQVFTGVCLTTTEWQKSFTASSEVLFDVLSEDEILYYVDRYQPMDKAGAYGVQEWIGYIGVKSISGSFYNIMGLPIQKLYNELKKIE, translated from the coding sequence ATGCTTGACAACTTAAATAAATATCAGATTATATTAGCTTCCAATTCCCCCCGTCGGAAAGAGCTGATGTCAGGACTGGGAGTAAACTATATAGTCAGAACATTACCGGATGTGGACGAGTCATATCCGGATACATTGGTTGGTGCTGAAATACCGGAATACATTGCTCGTGAAAAGGCGGATGCTTACCGTACTATAATGAAGCCGGGAGAATTGTTAGTTACAGCAGATACCATCGTCTGGCTGGATGGAAAAGTTTTGGGGAAACCGGAGGGGAGGGAAGGAGCCATTGAGATGCTTCGTGCTCTTTCAGGAAAGTCTCATCAGGTTTTTACCGGAGTTTGTTTAACTACTACTGAATGGCAAAAAAGCTTTACCGCTTCTTCCGAAGTGCTGTTTGATGTTTTGTCGGAAGACGAAATCCTTTATTACGTCGACCGCTATCAACCAATGGATAAGGCTGGAGCTTATGGTGTTCAGGAGTGGATCGGATACATCGGGGTAAAATCAATATCAGGTAGCTTCTATAACATAATGGGACTTCCCATACAGAAACTGTACAACGAGTTGAAAAAAATAGAGTAA
- the pheS gene encoding phenylalanine--tRNA ligase subunit alpha, translating to MIAKIEQLLKEVEALHASNAEELEALRIKYLSKKGAINDLMADFRNVAAEQKKEVGMRLNELKTKAQDKINALKEMFESQDNDCDGLDLTRSAYPVKLGTRHPLTIVKNEIIDIFARLGFSIAEGPEIEDDWHVFSALNFAEDHPARDMQDTFFIEAHPDVVLRTHTSSVQTRVMETSQPPIRIICPGRVYRNEAISYRAHCFFHQVEALYVDKNVSFTDLKQVLLLFAKEMFGADTKIRLRPSYFPFTEPSAEMDISCNICGGKGCPFCKHTGWVEILGCGMVDPNVLESNGIDSKVYSGYALGMGIERITNLKYQVKDLRMFSENDTRFLKEFEAAY from the coding sequence ATGATAGCTAAGATTGAACAACTTCTGAAAGAGGTGGAAGCCTTACACGCCTCCAATGCCGAAGAACTCGAAGCTCTCCGCATCAAGTACTTAAGTAAGAAGGGAGCCATTAACGACTTAATGGCAGATTTCCGTAATGTAGCTGCCGAACAGAAAAAAGAAGTCGGCATGAGACTGAATGAACTGAAAACCAAAGCTCAGGACAAAATCAACGCGCTGAAAGAAATGTTTGAAAGTCAAGACAATGATTGTGACGGACTGGATTTGACGCGTTCGGCTTATCCCGTGAAGCTCGGTACACGCCATCCGCTCACCATTGTAAAGAACGAAATCATCGATATCTTTGCCCGTTTAGGATTCAGCATTGCCGAAGGTCCGGAAATTGAAGATGACTGGCATGTATTCTCGGCACTGAACTTTGCCGAAGACCATCCTGCACGCGACATGCAGGACACGTTCTTTATCGAAGCTCACCCCGACGTAGTATTGCGTACACATACTTCTTCCGTACAGACCCGTGTAATGGAAACCTCACAACCTCCTATCCGCATCATCTGTCCGGGACGTGTATATCGTAACGAGGCAATCAGCTATCGCGCACACTGTTTCTTCCATCAGGTGGAAGCGCTGTATGTGGACAAAAACGTATCGTTCACCGACTTAAAACAAGTATTGTTGCTTTTCGCTAAAGAGATGTTCGGTGCTGACACAAAGATTCGCCTACGCCCGTCTTACTTCCCGTTCACCGAACCCAGTGCGGAAATGGACATCAGCTGTAATATCTGCGGCGGTAAAGGTTGTCCGTTCTGTAAACACACCGGCTGGGTAGAAATCCTCGGTTGCGGTATGGTAGACCCGAACGTACTTGAATCGAACGGTATAGACAGCAAAGTATACAGCGGTTACGCTCTCGGTATGGGTATCGAACGTATCACAAACCTGAAATACCAGGTGAAAGATCTCCGTATGTTCTCAGAAAACGATACGCGCTTCTTAAAAGAATTCGAAGCAGCATATTAA
- the ruvC gene encoding crossover junction endodeoxyribonuclease RuvC, which produces MIQPVKEKIILGIDPGTTIMGYGVLRVKGTKPEMIAMGIIDLRKFANHYLKLRYIHERVLSIIESYLPDELAIEAPFFGKNVQSMLKLGRAQGVAMAVALSRDIPITEYAPLKIKMAITGNGQASKEQVADMLQRMLRFSKEDMPTFMDATDGLAAAYCHFLQMGRPAMEKGYNSWKDFIAKNPDRVK; this is translated from the coding sequence GTGATTCAACCGGTAAAGGAAAAGATAATCCTGGGGATTGACCCAGGTACGACAATCATGGGATATGGTGTTCTAAGAGTGAAAGGAACCAAGCCCGAAATGATTGCGATGGGGATTATCGACTTGCGTAAATTTGCCAACCACTATCTGAAACTTCGTTATATCCATGAACGGGTATTGAGTATTATTGAAAGTTATCTGCCTGATGAGCTGGCTATTGAAGCGCCTTTCTTCGGTAAGAATGTACAGTCGATGTTGAAGTTGGGCCGTGCACAGGGGGTAGCGATGGCAGTAGCATTGAGCCGGGATATTCCGATTACGGAATATGCTCCTTTGAAGATAAAGATGGCTATCACCGGAAACGGGCAGGCATCCAAGGAACAGGTGGCGGATATGTTACAGCGGATGCTGCGGTTTTCGAAAGAAGATATGCCTACTTTTATGGATGCAACGGACGGACTGGCAGCAGCCTATTGTCATTTTCTGCAAATGGGACGCCCGGCAATGGAAAAAGGTTATAATAGCTGGAAGGATTTTATAGCGAAGAATCCGGATAGGGTGAAGTAA
- the nth gene encoding endonuclease III, which produces MRKKERYEKVIAWFQDNVPVAETELHYNNPYELLIAVILSAQCTDKRVNMITPPLYKDFPTPEALAATTPEVIFEYIRSVSYPNNKAKHLVGMAKMLVNDFNSQVPDNLEDLVKLPGVGRKTANVIQSVVFNKAAMAVDTHVFRVSHRIGLVPDSCTTPFSVEKELVKNIPEKLIPIAHHWLILHGRYVCQARTPKCDTCGLQMMCKYFCNTYKVTKEESKA; this is translated from the coding sequence ATGAGAAAGAAAGAACGTTATGAGAAAGTAATCGCCTGGTTTCAGGACAATGTACCTGTAGCCGAAACCGAACTGCATTACAACAATCCGTATGAATTATTGATTGCTGTCATTCTTTCCGCCCAATGTACGGACAAACGGGTTAATATGATTACTCCTCCTTTATATAAAGATTTTCCGACTCCGGAAGCATTGGCAGCCACTACCCCGGAGGTGATTTTCGAATATATACGGAGCGTATCCTACCCGAATAACAAAGCCAAACATCTGGTTGGTATGGCAAAGATGCTGGTGAACGACTTCAACAGCCAGGTACCGGACAATCTGGAAGATCTGGTGAAATTGCCCGGTGTAGGAAGAAAGACTGCCAATGTAATCCAGTCGGTCGTGTTCAACAAGGCAGCAATGGCGGTAGATACCCATGTGTTCCGTGTCAGTCACCGCATCGGACTGGTACCGGATAGTTGTACCACCCCATTCAGCGTAGAAAAAGAACTGGTGAAGAATATTCCGGAAAAGCTGATACCGATTGCTCACCATTGGCTCATCCTGCACGGCCGTTATGTTTGTCAGGCACGCACTCCCAAATGTGACACCTGTGGTTTGCAAATGATGTGCAAATATTTCTGTAACACCTATAAAGTAACAAAAGAGGAATCAAAAGCCTAG
- a CDS encoding MFS transporter: MAKDRLITPGYCFILAANFLLYFGFWLLIPVLPFYLSEFFQTGNSTIGIVLSCYTVAALCIRPFSGYLLDTFARKPLYLFAYFIFMMMFGGYLIAGSLTLFIIFRIIHGVSFGVVTVGGNTVVIDIMPSSRRGEGLGYYGLTNNTAMSIGPMFGLFLHDAGISFATIFCYAFGSCILGFLCASLVKTPYKPPVKREPISLDRFILLKGLPAGFSLLLLSIPYGMTTNYVAMYARQIGLNTQTGFFFTFMAVGMAISRIFSGKLVDRGKITQVIIAGLYLVVCSFFLLSTCVYLIQWNNTACTLLFFGIALLMGVGFGIMFPAFNTLFVNLAPNSQRGTATSTYLTSWDVGIGIGMLTGGYIAEISTFDKAYLFGACLTVVSALYFKLKVTPHYHKNKLR; the protein is encoded by the coding sequence ATGGCAAAGGATAGACTCATTACTCCCGGTTATTGTTTCATCTTGGCAGCCAACTTCCTGCTCTACTTCGGCTTTTGGTTGTTGATTCCTGTTTTGCCGTTCTATTTATCCGAGTTCTTCCAAACTGGAAATTCCACGATTGGCATTGTCCTCTCCTGCTACACGGTAGCCGCTCTCTGCATCCGTCCGTTTTCCGGTTATCTGCTCGACACATTTGCCCGCAAACCTCTTTATTTATTTGCTTACTTCATCTTTATGATGATGTTCGGCGGATATCTAATAGCCGGCTCCCTAACTTTATTTATTATATTCCGAATCATCCATGGCGTCTCTTTCGGAGTGGTTACTGTAGGTGGAAACACAGTAGTAATAGATATCATGCCATCTTCCCGCCGGGGAGAAGGGTTAGGCTATTACGGGCTTACCAACAATACAGCGATGTCCATCGGGCCCATGTTCGGACTGTTCCTGCACGATGCGGGAATCTCTTTTGCTACGATCTTCTGTTATGCATTCGGTTCCTGCATTTTAGGTTTTCTATGTGCAAGTCTGGTAAAAACGCCCTATAAGCCTCCTGTGAAACGGGAACCGATTTCACTCGACCGCTTTATTTTACTGAAAGGATTACCAGCCGGATTTAGCCTGTTGTTACTTTCCATCCCTTACGGAATGACAACCAACTATGTAGCTATGTATGCCCGCCAAATCGGACTGAACACGCAAACCGGATTCTTCTTTACTTTTATGGCTGTCGGCATGGCAATCTCCCGCATCTTTTCGGGGAAACTGGTGGACCGCGGAAAAATAACGCAAGTAATAATAGCCGGATTATACCTGGTTGTTTGCAGTTTCTTCCTGCTTTCAACCTGCGTTTATCTGATTCAATGGAATAATACCGCCTGTACCCTGCTGTTTTTTGGCATCGCATTATTAATGGGCGTCGGGTTTGGCATCATGTTTCCAGCATTTAATACGTTGTTTGTCAATCTCGCCCCTAACAGCCAGCGGGGAACGGCTACTTCCACCTATCTCACCTCCTGGGATGTAGGAATCGGCATCGGTATGCTGACCGGAGGATATATCGCAGAAATAAGTACATTTGACAAGGCCTATCTTTTCGGAGCCTGCCTGACGGTAGTTTCCGCCCTCTATTTCAAACTAAAAGTAACGCCTCATTACCATAAAAACAAGCTACGATGA
- a CDS encoding tetratricopeptide repeat protein: MMNEKTINEQYAYIRTLLEEKRLKEALMQLESLLWQCPDWELRTRLEQLQTSYKYMLEYMKQGADDPERWNLYQKMVTDTWGIADQSRLLMLDNGSSRYYHEVRRTPESPDLSNYSIKTILHILESFNDDLAVSGLLSDEKMNEVLKRHEDTLKFMFIRTWTNSAWTPQDEEDASSMLASELLPGDDLCLFVSALTLSLMECFDLRKIMWLLNAYEHPNVNVSQRALVGVMIIFHIYRSRLSFYPELIKRVGLMEEIPSFKKDGARIYRQMLLCQETEKIDKKMREEIIPEMLKNVSSMKNTRFGFEENDEENNDMNPDWEDAFEKSGLGNKLREMNELQLEGADVYMSTFAALKNYPFFREVHNWFYPFSKQQSNVLKAMKQTGEQGGSLLDLILQSGFFSNSDKYSLFFTIHQLPKLQQDIMLSQLSEQQVSELAEKANVETMKKFNERPGTVSNQYLHDLYRFFKLSVRKSEFRDIFKEKLDLHHIPALDNILYGEDVLFPIADFYLSKERWDEAIEIYEELESIGGFKEDGAEYYQKFGYALQKRKKYTEAIQAYLKADTLKPDNIWNNRHLAICYRLDRNYQTALTYYKKVEEAAPEDPNATFYIGSCLTELGQYEEALNYFFKLDFIENNCIKAWRGIGWCSFISQKYEQAMKYYEKIIGQKPLAGDYMNAGHVAWVMGDIQKAATFYGKAITANGNRERFLEMFHKDKEALLAQGIREEDIPLMLDLL; encoded by the coding sequence ATGATGAACGAAAAAACGATTAATGAACAATACGCATATATACGTACTTTACTTGAAGAAAAAAGACTCAAGGAAGCCTTAATGCAGCTGGAATCTTTGCTATGGCAGTGTCCCGACTGGGAACTGCGAACCCGCCTGGAACAATTGCAGACTTCCTACAAATATATGCTGGAATACATGAAACAGGGAGCTGATGACCCTGAACGGTGGAATTTGTATCAAAAGATGGTAACAGATACTTGGGGAATTGCCGACCAATCACGTCTCCTCATGCTGGATAACGGTTCATCAAGATACTATCATGAGGTACGCCGTACTCCCGAATCGCCAGACTTGTCGAATTACAGCATCAAAACAATATTACACATACTGGAGTCTTTTAATGACGACTTGGCAGTCAGCGGATTATTGTCTGACGAGAAGATGAATGAAGTGCTAAAAAGGCATGAAGACACACTCAAATTCATGTTTATAAGAACATGGACAAACAGTGCGTGGACCCCTCAAGACGAAGAGGATGCAAGTTCCATGCTTGCTTCGGAATTACTTCCGGGAGATGATTTATGCTTGTTTGTCAGTGCCCTCACATTAAGCTTGATGGAATGTTTCGACTTGCGAAAAATAATGTGGTTGCTCAATGCGTACGAACACCCTAACGTCAACGTCAGTCAACGGGCACTGGTAGGTGTAATGATTATCTTCCATATCTACAGAAGCCGCCTTTCTTTCTATCCGGAGCTTATCAAAAGGGTCGGTCTTATGGAGGAAATACCTTCATTTAAAAAAGATGGCGCACGTATTTACCGACAAATGCTATTATGTCAGGAAACAGAAAAGATTGATAAAAAGATGAGGGAAGAGATTATTCCTGAAATGCTGAAGAATGTTTCCTCCATGAAAAATACACGGTTCGGTTTTGAAGAAAATGATGAAGAGAACAATGATATGAATCCGGATTGGGAAGATGCGTTCGAGAAATCCGGCCTGGGGAACAAATTGCGTGAAATGAACGAGTTGCAATTAGAGGGTGCGGATGTATATATGAGCACTTTTGCCGCATTGAAAAATTATCCGTTCTTCCGCGAAGTGCACAACTGGTTTTATCCATTCAGCAAACAGCAGTCCAACGTACTCAAAGCAATGAAGCAGACAGGAGAGCAAGGAGGAAGCCTGTTGGATTTAATCCTTCAATCAGGATTTTTCAGCAATAGCGATAAGTACTCACTCTTTTTCACAATCCATCAATTGCCTAAGTTACAACAGGATATAATGTTAAGTCAGCTGAGCGAACAGCAAGTTTCTGAATTGGCAGAGAAAGCGAATGTTGAGACAATGAAGAAATTCAATGAACGTCCGGGAACGGTCAGCAATCAATACCTGCACGATTTGTACCGTTTCTTCAAACTGAGTGTGCGCAAGAGTGAGTTCAGAGATATTTTTAAAGAGAAGCTCGATCTTCACCATATTCCTGCACTCGACAATATATTGTATGGGGAAGACGTATTGTTCCCCATTGCCGATTTTTATCTATCGAAAGAACGTTGGGACGAGGCTATAGAAATTTATGAAGAACTGGAAAGTATTGGCGGATTCAAAGAGGACGGTGCGGAATATTACCAAAAGTTTGGTTATGCATTACAAAAAAGAAAGAAATATACAGAAGCCATTCAGGCTTATCTGAAGGCAGATACGCTGAAACCGGATAATATCTGGAATAATCGGCATTTGGCTATTTGTTACCGGCTGGACAGAAACTATCAGACAGCACTCACCTATTATAAAAAGGTGGAAGAAGCTGCTCCGGAAGATCCCAACGCGACTTTCTATATCGGCAGTTGCCTGACTGAATTAGGACAATATGAGGAAGCACTGAATTATTTCTTCAAGTTGGATTTCATCGAGAACAATTGCATAAAGGCATGGCGAGGCATCGGTTGGTGTTCATTCATCAGTCAGAAATATGAACAAGCGATGAAGTATTATGAAAAGATTATCGGACAAAAACCGCTTGCCGGTGATTATATGAATGCAGGACATGTTGCCTGGGTAATGGGAGACATTCAGAAGGCTGCTACTTTCTACGGAAAAGCCATTACGGCTAATGGAAACCGGGAAAGATTTCTGGAGATGTTTCATAAAGATAAAGAAGCTCTTCTCGCACAAGGAATTCGAGAAGAGGATATTCCTCTAATGCTGGATTTATTATAG
- the pulA gene encoding type I pullulanase, which produces MKMESNYLAILGVTTVTTVMSCSPAKKEYASFELYPVRTGSLTEMEYTPLATRFYLWSPTAEEVRLMLYDAGEGGHAYETVKMEPAEDGTWTTTVDKDLLGKFYAFNVKINDKWQGDTPGINAHAVGVNGKRAAIIDWKTTNPEGWESDRRPSLKSPADMIIYEMHHRDFSVDSASGIKNRGKYLALTEHGTMNSDQLLTGIDHLIELGVTHVHLLPSSDYASIDETKLEENHYNWGYDPVNYNVPDGSYSTDPYEPTTRVKEFKQMVQALHRAGIRVVMDMVYNHTFNTVESNFERTVPGYFYRQKENGTLANGSGCGNETASERPMMRKFMVESVLYWINEYHIDGFRFDLMGVHDIETMNEIRKAVNKVDPTICLYGEGWAADIPQYPADSLAMKGNVSHMPGIAVFSDELRDGLCGPAWKKEKGAFLAGVPGAEMSVKFGIVGAIEHPQVRCDSVNYSQKPWAAQPTQMISYVSCHDGLCLVDRLKASMPGATPEQLVRLDKLAQTVVFTSQGIPFIYAGEEVMRDKQGVDNSYKSPDAVNAIDWRRKTMNGDVFMYYKRLIDLRKSHPAFRMGDAEKVRKHLEFLPVEGQNLIAFRLKDHANGDSWEDMIVAFNSRMTPARLEVPVGKYTVVCKDGVIDVRGLGTQTGPEVIIPGQSALIMYK; this is translated from the coding sequence ATGAAGATGGAAAGTAATTATTTAGCAATATTAGGGGTGACTACAGTGACAACAGTAATGAGCTGCTCCCCTGCGAAAAAGGAATATGCTTCTTTTGAGCTGTATCCGGTTCGTACGGGAAGTCTTACGGAAATGGAATATACGCCGTTGGCAACCAGATTTTATCTTTGGTCACCAACAGCAGAAGAAGTGCGCCTGATGCTATATGATGCCGGTGAAGGCGGTCATGCTTATGAAACGGTAAAGATGGAACCCGCAGAAGATGGAACCTGGACAACTACGGTAGATAAGGACCTGCTCGGTAAATTCTACGCCTTTAATGTAAAAATCAACGATAAATGGCAGGGAGACACTCCGGGAATCAATGCCCACGCTGTCGGTGTGAATGGGAAACGTGCCGCCATTATTGACTGGAAGACTACAAATCCCGAGGGATGGGAGAGTGACAGGCGTCCTTCTCTGAAATCTCCTGCTGATATGATTATCTATGAAATGCATCATCGGGACTTCTCGGTTGATTCTGCGTCGGGAATTAAGAATAGAGGTAAATACCTCGCATTGACTGAACACGGTACCATGAATTCGGATCAGTTACTGACTGGTATCGATCACTTGATAGAACTGGGAGTGACACATGTACATCTTCTTCCTTCTTCTGATTATGCTTCTATCGACGAAACAAAACTGGAAGAAAACCACTATAACTGGGGATATGATCCGGTGAATTATAATGTGCCGGATGGTTCTTATTCAACTGATCCTTATGAACCTACCACTCGTGTGAAGGAGTTTAAACAGATGGTACAAGCACTGCATAGAGCTGGTATCCGTGTGGTAATGGATATGGTTTACAATCATACTTTTAATACTGTTGAAAGTAACTTTGAACGTACTGTTCCCGGTTATTTTTATCGTCAGAAAGAAAACGGAACATTGGCTAATGGTTCCGGATGTGGTAATGAGACGGCAAGTGAACGCCCTATGATGCGCAAGTTCATGGTAGAGTCCGTTCTTTACTGGATAAATGAATACCACATTGACGGCTTCCGTTTTGACTTGATGGGAGTGCATGATATTGAAACTATGAATGAGATCCGGAAAGCTGTGAACAAGGTTGATCCTACCATTTGTCTTTATGGAGAAGGTTGGGCAGCCGACATTCCCCAATATCCGGCAGATTCGTTGGCTATGAAAGGGAATGTTTCCCACATGCCCGGAATTGCCGTATTCTCGGATGAATTGCGTGACGGGCTCTGCGGACCTGCATGGAAAAAAGAGAAAGGTGCTTTCCTTGCCGGAGTTCCCGGAGCAGAAATGAGTGTTAAATTCGGTATTGTGGGTGCTATTGAGCATCCGCAAGTACGGTGTGATTCCGTCAATTACAGTCAGAAACCGTGGGCGGCACAGCCTACCCAGATGATTAGCTATGTTTCCTGTCACGACGGTTTGTGCCTTGTTGATCGCTTGAAAGCAAGTATGCCGGGAGCTACTCCCGAGCAACTGGTCCGGCTTGATAAGCTTGCGCAAACGGTAGTCTTCACTTCGCAAGGTATTCCTTTTATCTATGCAGGAGAAGAGGTGATGCGCGATAAACAAGGGGTAGATAATAGTTATAAGAGTCCGGATGCAGTCAATGCCATCGATTGGCGACGTAAAACGATGAACGGAGATGTTTTCATGTATTATAAACGACTCATAGATTTGCGTAAGTCTCATCCCGCCTTCCGTATGGGAGATGCGGAGAAGGTCCGGAAGCATCTGGAGTTTCTTCCGGTGGAAGGACAAAACCTGATTGCGTTCCGCCTGAAGGATCATGCGAACGGAGATAGTTGGGAAGATATGATCGTAGCTTTTAATTCCCGCATGACTCCTGCCCGTTTGGAAGTGCCTGTTGGTAAATATACAGTGGTATGCAAAGACGGTGTGATAGATGTGCGTGGATTAGGTACGCAAACCGGGCCGGAAGTGATTATTCCCGGACAGTCTGCATTGATTATGTATAAGTAA
- a CDS encoding KdsC family phosphatase, which produces MSTINYDLSRIKALAFDVDGVLSSTTVPLHPSGEPMRTVNIKDGYAIQLAVKKGLHIAIITGGRTEAVRIRFEGLGVKDLYMGSAVKIHDYRVFRDKYGLTDDEILYMGDDVPDVEVMRECGLPCCPKDAVPEVKSVAKYVSYADGGHGCGRDVVEQVLKAHGLWMAEDAFGW; this is translated from the coding sequence ATGAGCACCATCAACTATGATTTATCCCGTATCAAGGCTTTGGCTTTTGATGTGGACGGAGTATTGAGTTCGACAACTGTACCCTTGCATCCTTCCGGAGAACCGATGCGTACCGTGAATATCAAAGATGGATATGCCATCCAGTTGGCTGTGAAAAAAGGACTTCATATAGCTATTATCACCGGCGGTCGTACAGAAGCTGTGCGCATCCGTTTTGAAGGATTGGGAGTGAAGGACTTGTATATGGGCTCTGCCGTGAAGATACACGATTACCGTGTTTTTCGTGATAAATATGGATTGACCGATGATGAAATTCTCTATATGGGGGATGATGTTCCTGATGTTGAAGTGATGCGTGAGTGCGGACTTCCGTGTTGTCCGAAAGATGCTGTGCCGGAAGTGAAATCCGTAGCAAAGTATGTCTCTTATGCAGACGGAGGACATGGTTGCGGGCGTGATGTAGTGGAGCAAGTACTGAAAGCGCATGGCCTGTGGATGGCGGAAGATGCATTCGGTTGGTAA
- a CDS encoding DUF4286 family protein gives MLIYNTTFQVDDDVHDNFMIWIKESYIPEVQKHGTLKAPRICRILSHREEGSAYSLQWEVESSGLLHRWHLEQGMRLNDELAKIFKDKVIGFPTLMEVIE, from the coding sequence ATGCTGATTTATAATACAACTTTTCAAGTGGACGATGATGTTCACGACAATTTCATGATTTGGATAAAAGAAAGCTATATCCCTGAAGTACAGAAACACGGTACTTTAAAGGCACCGCGCATTTGCCGGATATTGAGTCATCGGGAAGAAGGAAGTGCGTACTCTCTGCAATGGGAGGTGGAAAGTAGCGGATTGCTGCATCGTTGGCATCTGGAACAGGGAATGCGCTTGAATGACGAACTGGCAAAGATATTTAAAGATAAAGTGATCGGGTTTCCGACCTTGATGGAGGTGATAGAGTGA
- the pgk gene encoding phosphoglycerate kinase: MQTIDKFNFAGKKAFVRVDFNVPLDENFNITDDTRMRAALPTLKKILSDGGSIIIGSHLGRPKGVADKFSLKHIIKHLSELLGVEVQFANDCMGEEAAVKAAALQPGEVLLLENLRFYAEEEGKPRGLAEDATDEEKATAKKAVKESQKEFTKKLASYADCYINDAFGTAHRAHASTALIAKYFDVNNKMFGYLMEKEVKAVDKVLNDIKRPFTAIMGGSKVSSKIEIIENLLNKVDNLIIAGGMTYTFTKAMGGKIGISICEDDKLDLALDLMKKAKEKGVNLVLAVDAKIADAFSNDANTKFCAVGEIPDGWEGLDIGPKTEEIFANVIKESKTILWNGPTGVFEFDNFTHGSRAVGEAIVEATKKGAFSLVGGGDSVACVNKFGLANGVSYVSTGGGALLEAIEGKVLPGIAAIQE, translated from the coding sequence ATGCAGACAATTGACAAATTCAATTTTGCCGGTAAAAAGGCATTTGTTCGCGTGGACTTCAATGTACCTCTGGACGAAAACTTCAACATCACAGATGACACTCGTATGCGTGCAGCTCTTCCTACCTTGAAGAAGATCCTGTCAGACGGCGGAAGCATCATCATTGGTTCTCACCTGGGCCGTCCGAAAGGCGTTGCCGATAAATTCTCTTTGAAACATATCATCAAACATCTGTCTGAATTGCTGGGCGTTGAAGTTCAGTTCGCTAACGACTGCATGGGCGAAGAAGCTGCCGTAAAAGCTGCTGCTCTGCAACCGGGAGAAGTGCTGTTGCTCGAAAATCTTCGCTTCTACGCTGAAGAAGAAGGCAAACCTAGGGGTTTGGCTGAAGATGCAACTGACGAAGAAAAAGCTACTGCTAAGAAAGCTGTAAAAGAAAGCCAGAAAGAATTTACCAAGAAATTGGCTTCTTACGCTGACTGCTACATAAACGACGCTTTCGGTACTGCTCACCGTGCACATGCTTCTACAGCATTGATCGCTAAATATTTCGACGTAAACAACAAGATGTTCGGTTACTTGATGGAAAAAGAAGTGAAAGCTGTAGATAAAGTATTAAACGACATCAAACGTCCGTTCACTGCCATCATGGGTGGTTCCAAAGTTTCCTCTAAAATCGAAATCATCGAAAACCTGTTGAACAAGGTAGATAACCTGATCATCGCCGGTGGTATGACTTACACATTCACTAAAGCAATGGGTGGTAAAATCGGTATCTCTATCTGTGAGGACGACAAACTTGACCTGGCTTTGGACTTGATGAAGAAAGCTAAAGAAAAAGGTGTAAATTTGGTATTGGCTGTTGACGCTAAGATTGCTGACGCATTCTCTAACGACGCAAATACTAAATTCTGTGCTGTTGGCGAAATTCCTGACGGATGGGAAGGTCTTGACATCGGTCCTAAAACGGAAGAAATCTTCGCTAACGTAATCAAAGAATCCAAGACTATTCTTTGGAACGGTCCTACAGGGGTATTCGAATTTGACAACTTCACTCACGGCTCACGTGCAGTAGGTGAAGCAATTGTTGAAGCAACCAAGAAAGGTGCCTTCTCACTCGTAGGTGGCGGCGACTCTGTAGCTTGTGTTAACAAGTTCGGTTTGGCTAACGGTGTGTCTTATGTTTCAACCGGTGGTGGCGCATTGCTCGAAGCAATTGAAGGAAAAGTTCTTCCAGGTATTGCAGCTATTCAAGAGTAA